GGTGCGGGTGCGCTGGTGACGGCGTGCACGGGTAACGAGGCGGCGGCTCCGGCGGCGGCTTCGGCTCCGGCGCCGGCCGCGACCGGCGGGAACGACGCCCCCGGTGAGAAGGTCGTCATCGGTTTCTCGGCGCCCGCGGCCGACCACGGCTGGATCGCCGCGATCGCGAAGAACGCCGAGGCCGCGGCCAAGGAGTACTCCGACATCGAGTTCAAGCCGGTCGAGCCGACCAACGACATCAACGCGCAGATCTCCGCGGTGGAGTCGCTGATCGCGGCCAAGGTCGCCGCGCTGGTGATCCTGCCCAACGACGGCCAGCAGCTCAACCAGATCGCCCGCCAGGCCTCGGATGCCGGTATTCCGGTGATCAACCTGGACCGGGTCTTCCCCGACAAGCTCTCCTACCGGACCTGGATCGGTGGCGACAACTACGGCATGGGGGTCGCGGCCGGTCACTACATCGGTAAGAAGCTCAAGGACAAGGGCGTCGCGTCCCCGGTGATCCTGGAGATCCAGGGCATCGCGACCCTGCCGCTGACCCAGGACCGCAGCAAGGGGTTCGAGGACGCGCTGAAGACGTATGGGTTCAGTGTGACGGCCAAGCAGGACGCGCAGTTCACCGTGGAGTCGGGTACCAAGGTGGCCGCGAACCTGATGCAGGCGCACAAGAAGATCGACGC
This region of Streptosporangium sp. NBC_01495 genomic DNA includes:
- a CDS encoding substrate-binding domain-containing protein, which codes for MTENVARRGFLLGGAVIGAGALVTACTGNEAAAPAAASAPAPAATGGNDAPGEKVVIGFSAPAADHGWIAAIAKNAEAAAKEYSDIEFKPVEPTNDINAQISAVESLIAAKVAALVILPNDGQQLNQIARQASDAGIPVINLDRVFPDKLSYRTWIGGDNYGMGVAAGHYIGKKLKDKGVASPVILEIQGIATLPLTQDRSKGFEDALKTYGFSVTAKQDAQFTVESGTKVAANLMQAHKKIDAIWNHDDDQGIGVLAAIKEAGRSEFFMVGGAGSANAMRDIQAGSGVLEATVTYSPTMASSAIKLARLIAQGKGMSDLLENQVPQSITLASETITKENVAEYLPLGFES